A segment of the Melopsittacus undulatus isolate bMelUnd1 chromosome 13, bMelUnd1.mat.Z, whole genome shotgun sequence genome:
tcaggcaaCGCCAAATATGAGAAGATCCTCCAAAAGGCCCaagaaaagctggacaaagGCAGCCAGAGAGACGAGGCCATTGCTctgggggaggctgtggcagccGAGCCCCGCATGGACGACTCGGGCACCATGGTGagtagagctgctgccctgtcccacacGTGCCACCCTCCTGTGTGTCACTGGAGCCCCTGCGCCCCACGgccctgtgcccagggctctgctggcactgggtgcctccctgcacagccctggccacGGACTGTGTCAGCTCAGTgtgccccatgggctgcccaCCTCTGGGAGTTGTCCCTCCTGGAGATGCACCAGCTCCTGGCTACCCCAGGGGATGCTAAAGGCTGTGCTCAAGCAGTTGGGTTTATGGTGCTCTGAAGGACATTCAGGTCGgtgctgggggttttgttgctcactggccaagccctgccagctttacagagtgtaaagcagcagcctgaatgcaccctgaggctgtgctgtgttctggatcTCCGAGAGgccccagctctctcatggTTCCCTTTCCAGGAGAGCTTTTGTCCAAGCTGCTTTGGCACTAACTGGGGGCAGGGACATACTTGGAGCTTTGGAAGGTTTCTGGCTTGTCTGTCCATGTGTCCAGATCAGCTTTGATAACTGGGCAGGGAGAGACACTGGAGTTCATTTCTTTGGAGCTATGATCCTgcctgagagagcaggaagtgtcccagacactgagcagtgagacagaatgACTCCATCGCCTCTCTGAACAAGAGCAGGGTGGGATCCTCCACCTGAGACAAGCTTGTGCCTTGGGAAGGACCTTTGCTAAGCAGCCCctgtctttactttcctcagtgggatgctcagctgcagatgcagatggaggagatgctgatggaggaacatgccgtggagcagcagaaagctctcagctccCGTCCCCCAGAAGACACTGCCTTTCACCAGCGTGTACATCGGAGGCTTCTCAAGTTAGTAGGGAGTCCTGTAGCCTGTGTGCAGGGGCCCCGAGGGtaacagccagcagtgcaggcctgctcctgagagctccttgtgtctcagagctgggaacagctgcgGACTTCAGAAGGGGCCTGATGCTGAGAGCTATGATGTGCTCCCCGTGGGCAGCTCGGTGTCCTCGCTTGCACAGTGCTCCCCTGAGCTCTGGaggtgctcccctccccacagttGCTAGGTTCTGTTCTCGGAGCTGAGGGGTGCAGACGAGCAAGCCCTTGCAGACACcacaggcaccagccctgctgaccAGCTCTGAAAGGGGCATCTCAAAGCCGGCGTTTTTGTGCCAAGAAACAGACCCCActatgcaggaagagcagggaatggtcCAGATCCCTTATGCACTTTTCCAAATGGGATTGCCTGCCAAAAGAcctctgcaaggaaatgctatgacaaggtcctgaagcagtttcaggctTGGGCTGGACACCAGCTTAGCAGTTTGATTGAGACCAGTGGAGATGCAGTGGACTTCTCTGCAATGGCTTTTTGCAGCATAGGAACTGTGTCCAGTACCCACTTTAAAGTCACTCGAAGATCCCATTGGTGGCTGATAAATCCTAGGCCCTGCACTCCCCATGACTTAGCCAAGTGTTATTACTGGGTGCTCAGGCCTTGGGTTTCCTGGGCTTGGcttgagctttcagagcagtgaatacagaattatccactccatttgcttctccagcccacGCCATGCTGGGGTTTACAGAGTGTCCTTActcctcctttcagagctgagctgcccgaATACATCCTGGACCTTGGCTATGTTGTTCCCGgtgacatccacacacacatggtGAAGATCACCAACACTGGGCACTTCCCTGCATCTTTCCGTGTCGATGGATATGTCCTGTATAACACAGGTAACCCATGGTGGAGAGGCTTCACAGGGGCTTGAAGGAGCTACCTctgacacatcagctgaagccattgGACACGGGGAGATTTGAGTACTTCCTtggacagctttttcctccttagtacCCCCGTGCTGGGTGCCCTGTACAAGAGCCTGACTTCTGGCGAGCAGTgcccagagacctgctctgcctgtggctgccctacAATCTGATTGCAGGGGCCAGAAGGGCTGATCACCTTGATCgcctctcagcatcttctgctcttggctccTGTGAGCATCATCTGAGTTTCTTTGTGCACTCTGAGGGTTTATGTTGCAAACAGATGGACTCTCTGTGGTTCGGAAGTGCTTTGTTTAGAGTTCATAGTGccagagcacttctgctcagcctttattGACCGGCCTGTGGGATCCTCTgctctatggaaacaggcttcccaaagaggccttgaggtaaggctgcagctccagcacatggTGACTGCTGTCTTTGCGGGGTGGCCAGTCGTCTCTTCTAAGCCACTGTCAGGGAACACCCCAGCATTTGGTATCTTAGGTGGCAATTCTCCTTTGGAAAGGTCTATGCATCCTTCCCTGAGACGCCTGATGAAGGAATTGCTGGAGTTCCTCAAGCAATGTGATTCCTTTTTACTATGTAACCCCTGGATTCTGGCTGTGAAAGtccttttgctttgggcagtgccagagggagaagagcagcttctctggagatgcaaaggggtctttcagagagctgccagccaggacaCCCCTGTGGCCTTAGCGTGCTTCTGAgccatttcctgttgcttgcatatctcagctgctttattttgctgtgttcaggcttCAGCGTGTGCCTGGAGTGTGTGAAGCGCCTGCCCTCCTGTGAGAGCAAGACATTTGAAGTGTGCTTCGACCCACAAAGTGCCAACCTGCCCCTGGGAAAAGtggatgtgctcctgcccatcaagGTACTTCAGcttctggggcaggcagcaggttgggCACAGCAGCGAGTATCGGGTGGGCTCTCAACTGGATGCTCTGTCCTTCTGTAGGTCAGGGGAGGCCCCACATTCCAGGTCCGCCTCCGTGCCATGGTGGCTGAGCCATCCCTCTGCGtgtccagggacaggctggagttctctgctgtccagtgtgggcagtgccaggaagaaaccatccagctccacaacACGTTCCAGGTCCCCTGTAAATGGTCCATCAGCATGACTGATCCTGTTGAGGAGGTAAAGCACAGACAACGTGTAACACAACTTCTCGGTTGGGTTCTCTTTGCCTCTCTTGCCTTTTGtgcccctctggctgcctgagcacttgggctgcagctcgcttgaggaagcttttgagggtacagagcaaggctggttcACCTGGGCCTGTTCACTAGctgatgcttcacttctctgccatcttcacccattcctcctcctctgaggacactgcctccccatctgcctgccctgccagcatgtTTGCCCTCCAGTTCTAGGCAGTGGTGGCCACGTCTGGGTGGGATGAAGGTGCTTCCTGCACTGTGCCAGCATCTCGGAGCACTGCAGGAACCGAGGGTCTGTCCTCACAGACCAAGGAGACCTCACGCCACTGGTTTGTGTGCGCAGGTGGACAAACATCTGCCAGGGAGCGagcaccagaagctgctggaggagatgaagtctgtgccctgtggctttgaggtgctgccctcagctggaagcctcgctccaggacagcagtgccacGTCCAAGTCCGTTTTTCACCCACGGAAGAGGTGAGATTGGTGGGTGTCATGCCAGGAGgtctggcagggcagtgtggtaAGGGGAGGCCAGCCCAGGGAGCGGGGGATGAGCTCTGCCTCCACGTGGAGCTTCCTGCGCCTCAGTTTCCTCTGCACGTTCCCACGCAGTTCGGGAGTCAGCTTAaatgatggagcattcccaaaggcagtttgcatgtgGCCACCGTGACTTGGAAACTGGTAGCGTGTGACAGGATGGACACAAGTGCTTCCATGCCTGGGGACAGTCCCAGGGATCTCAATTGCTCGTGGAGATTTCAGCGTCTCGTGTCTGGCTTTGACCAGaggcaagcactgagcagagaagatgatcCTTATTTGTGTCCAGTGAGAGCTCAGGTGCCTCTtgcacacagctgatgtttgcctggtgctgcagtgccaggactgtgTCTGAGGAAGCAGACCTTTCTCATGAGCGTTGCGCTCCCCCATGCCCAGGTGAAAACCTCTGATAGCCCATTTTAGATCCACCTGGGAGCCAACTGTCCAGTTATGCACCAGAGCAGGACTCGCTGCAGTTCCTGAGAgccatgcagatgctgtagCCCCTGCTCTaagtaaatacctgttttgggtTCAGCTTGGAGGTGCTGACAAGACCCCTGACCCTGGGCGATTGTTGACTTGGaggtgctgtcagctggggcttcacggaggagctttctgtgctgcttctttgcagaagtgctaccGGGGCGAGCTGCAGATCCAGATTTGCCAGAGCAGCCAACGCCTGCAGGTGCCGGTCTTGGGACGTGGTCTGGAGCCACGGCTGGAGTCCATCCccgcagagctggagctgggaccactgctgccccagagccatggggaagaggggacagtggtggtgaagaagccctgtgaggtttactcagtgcagtttgagcagcagcaccttgctgaggagcaggtgagggggaAGGTCTGTGCACACTCTGTAGATTCCCAGCGCTCCAGCATGGCCAGGCTTGTGCAGGGAGACAGGGGCAGTGTGCAGGGCAAATCCTGGTGGCCTTCCAGGgttagccagctctgctggcaggctgcagagggacttggaTAATCCCTGCCCCTGGGGGTAAGGAATGTGGGAGGGGATGGCTTGGCTGGGGAGCCTGCTCACATGGTGAAGGTCAAGAAACTCATCCTGtctatggtttctcttccctctgtgcacaGCCCCTACGGACACCAAAAGATGACAACAGCCCCAACAGCTTGTTGCTGCCTCCGTGTGCCCCGGGAGAGAAGCTGACTGATGAGGCCCAAGGAAGGggcataaaaatgaaggtgagatGAAATCTAAAGGCTAAAACTCCAGGTGGCAACCGGcatggttttctcatttcctcctctcttccccagcctcccatgGTTTGGGTGTGgcagaaagccttttctccttctttcctttggcttgataTCAATCCCTACCGCCTCAGGTTGACATTGTGGATCCACCAGGAAAGGTGGTGAAGCTGGGAAACGTCTTCATTGGACAGACGGTGAAGAAGATGGTCACCGTAGCCAACAAGAGTGCAGCCCCTCTCACCTTTAAGCTGAGGGTCACGTCCACCGTGCCAGAGTTGCAGGAAGCTGGGGTAAGGCccgttccttctctgcagagcactttggtgtgcctgcagggagcgctgagctgctgtgggtgggagctAGTAGGTAATGACTCAGGTgtgggctgccctggctgcctgtgcctgccctgtcctgcctgctggcactgctctggcagcagatgcctgcagtgcgaatgcttcagctgagctgggtgccAGGACTCCCCGAGAGCCAGAAGTGAGAAGGCAGCACAATTCCTCTAGCCTGTTTTAGACACATCCATCAGGATGCAGCCATGTGTTTTAGATCTGGAAAGGTGAGGGAGGTGAATCTTGAAAGAGGGAgagttgcagctctgttggaaCGTATGTGAAAGCTTTAGAAGACAGAGTTGACCTCACCGTGACCAGGTGGACACATGGTAGAAAACACCTTTGGTATTCCCTAGGAATGCCTAGGAGGGAATGAgtgggactggggcagtgctggtggggacagaagaggaattggaagcctcttccctgagtgtggtgagggaggCTCCACAGCTCACTTGCCAGATGAAATAGTCTCCACTCGTTTCTTCGGGTAGgttctgtgcttgaagcccagcaaggatctaaagctgaagggcagaggagacacCTGCAAAGTGGAGGTGACCTTCTCCCCGAAGCGCCGCATGCAGCCGTTCAGcggggaagtgctgctggagtgccGCGGGCTGGTGCGCTCCCTCTGTGTGGTGCGGggctcctgccagggcagcctcgTGAGCCTGGACCAGgaccagctcagctttggagCCGTGGTGCAGCAGAGCTACACGTGCCGGCGCATCGTCATGCGGAACGCGGGCGACACGAGGGTCAGGTAAAGCAGCAGGTCCTGCCCAGCCTCAAGCCTTATTGCCAGGTGTCTCAGTCAGGCCTGAGATGTGGTGGGAAAGCCCACAAGAGACTTGGAGCCTCACACTGAGGCTtacactgccttcacagctcCCCGTGGctaatccttctttcctgtccttgtgctttcctcGGCAAGGTTTATGTGGGACGCGGAGAGCTTCAAGCCAGACTTTTCCATCAGCCCCACAAAGGGTTACATCagcccagggatggatgtgCCCTTGGTTGTGACCTTCCGCCCCTCgaagctgagccaggctgtccAGTACGAGGGGCTGCGGTGCttcatccagggcagtgaggcgCTGCGGCTTACGCTGGCAGGATCCTGCGTGGAGGCCCCTGACCCCAAAGAGGTAacgcagcagggacaggatgggcCCCTGGACCCCAGCATCTGCACCACAtctctcccagggcaggaactgaaggacacttgtgagcacagactcgctggtgctggggtatcccagagagaaactgctgggcaggattgccagaattcctgagccctgtcattgcctttctcccctgttcaaggtgctgctcctccagtgagcagctcagctgtcctggctctgcactgcagcacccatgccatgtatcccagcactgcacctgcagccacacttctcCCCCCTGCTGGGCCAGGGGAGGGCATTCAGCAGTAGGAAGGGGCAAGGCATCTGCATCCagtccctgggatggggcagcctgggaaCTTTTGGCTCTTGCTCCCAGAGAGAGCGtggagctcctcttcctcctgcccacgaaggaaggggctgtgtggctgcagatctTGTCCTTGCACAGGAGTTTCCTTTCAGGACTCCCCGTTTCCTTTCACCCAGCATGCGAAAGgcttgttctgctcccttcttcaaGAGCAACCAGCTTGATTTACTCCAAAAGCTATGGCCAAAGCGtaatttttgcatgtgacaaggaaaagctgctccctgtgctccaggtcctggtgcagagccagcGTGAGAAGAGTGGGAAGGGTTGTGGGTACgacccagcagcctctgtgctcctctgttacagacgctgactttcagctgcaatgtgcgtgagaggcagagccagaccaTCCTCCTGTCCAACCCGAGCAGCGAGGCctggaccctgcagcccatcattgaggggaaatactggaaagggCCTGAATTTATCCATCTGGAggccaggcaaaaagaaaaggtctaccAGGTCACCTACAGACCCCTAACCATGAGctctgagaacaagaagcacCAGGTACGTGAGCTGTGCCAGCGTGTGCTGACCCTCGTGGCATGACCCTTgtagctcaccctgctttgggcaggaggttggccgagatgaccttcagaggtcctgtccaagctgaaggtgtcctgtgccctctgttggaagctgggttttgtggtggctGAGGGCCAGGCACAGGCAAAGGGCAGATGGGAACTCGGGCCTGACACCAAATGTGTTGGAGCAGCTGACCTAAAGAGCCAGGCTTTCTGAAGgccaagaaatgaagtttgttctgCGCAGCTCCTGGTGGCTGCTTGTGGCAGCCCAGGGGGCTCAGAGACCCCCACGCTCAGCGCATGGCTGCACAGGCTCTCCGAGCCCTGGGCACAACCACTTGTGCctgtccttgtgcagcttgcagggaacaagaagggcaaagctgccctgcagtttctcagtgccCTCCTGGCCGTGAACAGGCAAGTGGGAAACGAGAGAGATCTCTTGACAgtcatgcaggagctgtgggaggagcCCTTCCTGCAGGTCTCAGGCTGGGCACATGGGGGTAACTGGCCCCTCTGTAATGTTTTCTGTGCCATAAGGGGTCAGTTCAGAAGggctctggggtgctggagctgccgggTCCTTGTCCCGCTCCAGCTGACCTTACAGTAGGCCAGAAATGAGGTCAGAGATTTCTGGTCTCCAtctccagggtgctcagcagatCTGTGCCCTTAGGGTTGCACGTGCTCAGCATGTCTTTAAGGTAGAGCCTGGGTGAGGAgtcttgcagctttcagctgctgtggaggcagaggagatggcagaggCAGGTGTCTGGGATCCACTGGCACCAAGAATGATCATGGATATGAGCTTTCCATGGCCCACGGCTGGTGGGCCCCTGTTGTGCCAGCTTAGAGGCTGCTGTctgggcagtgctgttgggGCTAAGGCCAGCAGGACTGAGGCAATGGAGCTCATCAGGGACGGGcaccccctgcccagggctgtccctgcatgagcacaggctggcagggacGTGCCCAGGTGAGTGTGGCCAGTAAGGGAGTGttgggatgtgcagagcagctctgctgcagggcccgtgtctccttgctttgcccagagatgctgcctctgtgtcctgtagctgtgccatgtCCTGTGGGCCATGCACCCACTCAcaaccagctctgagcaggtgcgatgctggtgcctcctcctgcacgggacagggctgcaggcagagctctgccagctgggcgTGCTGGAAgttgctgcagtgagagcctgAGGCATGGGGCTGGCCAGGGGTGCTCCAGAGCCGACTTGTCCTATTCGTTGTCTGTagggctccatcttcttccccctgccgGACGGGACAGGCTTACGCTACCACCtggaaggaactgctgaagcccCCAGGTGTTCAGGGGCCATTTCCCGGCAGGTTCCATGCAGGAAGTGCCACACGgagctcatccctgtgtccaactggcTGCACAGACCACAGAGGTGAGTCCAGCCCAGGAAGTCTGGAAGTGCCTGGAAGCTCCTTCCCTGAAAGCTTGTCCCTCTCCTTGGCCGTGTCTGGCCATACCCAcgttctgcctgtgcagaggcacCCTGGAGGGCTTTCCTCCAAGGGGGATGAGAGCTGGTGCCCTGTGCCTGATGCACTGAGGATGAGAGGGGCTGTATTGTACCCCCACACGATGGGTATCCTATGGGAGTCCTTCGTTTTGACCTTCATTGTGTCCTTCTCACCCACAGGTTCCTGGTGGTTATTGACATGCTCAAACCAGAGAAtctggaaagcagttctgtgctgcaggggtgttCCTACATGGACGTGCCAAGCTCTGCGAAGAAGGACTACCAGCTCACCTTCCTCTCCTACAAAGAAGGAGTCTTCAGGGCAAAGGTAAGTGAGGACACTGGTCTGCAGGGCCCTtcaaggagctgttggctcaCCGAGAAGCTACACGCCTCTTCATACCTCCACGTGCACAGGTCCTATGAAATACCGCACGTGCTTTCTGTGGTCTTGTGCTCTTCCTCGGTGGGTGCTCACAGCCATTCCTGGAAGCAGGGTGCTGATCTCAGTGGGCTCttttgggtctgttttcatgtgtggaatgagcagcccttccctttctgtctgatttaggTGACCTTCCTCAATGAGACAACCGGAGAGTACTTGTTCCACATGGTGACTTTCAAGGTGGTggcttcaggacccatgggcaCTGTTCAAATGAGCACCGCTGTTCGGCAGAGAGTGTCCTCCAGCGTCAAGGTGGACAACCCTCTGCCTGTCCCGGTGACGTTTGACATCAACTGCAAAGTGCCCGACGTCAGCGTTCCCCAGCACTTTACTGTCCCTGCACAGTCGAAGGTAGGGGCAAAGCTCCTCcggctccctctgctctccctgctcctggctggaggGGATGCTCTTGAGGGGTGATGCCTGAAAGGAGCCATGTGGGGCTTCCTTCCGTGGTGGCAGCTCCCTGCCGATGATCTAGAGAGGGAGCAGTGTGCGAGAATATCCCCAGTGGGCATCATCCTGCGCTGGtggagcctgccctgctgccccctgGAACACGCTGCAAGTGGGCCTCACGTGgcaggtccttgtgccacgtgcCCCTCATTTAGTGTGGTgcttccagctgtgagtggCTGCAGGACAAGCCTCAGCCCATGGCCAGGTTGTCTGCAGCCTGGATTGACAGGAAGTGGTGTGTGCcctgggggagcacaggggctTTTTATGggtgggaagcttctggcatcgTGCTGGAGGGCTCTGAGCTGTTGGGATCTGTCCCTAAGTGAACCGTCCCCCAGAAGGAGCAAGGCTGTGCCCGAGAGAGGGGAGTCAGAGCGGGGAAGGCAGCCCAGCCttctggcactgcctgagcacagcagggaccagctgcCCCTTGTCAGGCACACgtgttccctgcctctgcctgacaaagtggctttttccttccttcctcccaggcggATCTTGTCTTGGAGTATCAGCCCCTGCAAACGGGTGAGAGCAGCGGGCAGctggtgctccagagcagcgACTTGGGCTCTCTGTTTTACACcctgcagctgaaagccaccTGGAGCAGGCCAGAGAAGCCCGTGTATTTCCGCACCAGGCTGGGCTCCCGTCAGACCATCACCACCAAAATACGGCATTTTGCCCAGCAGAAGACCGAGTACCTCGTACAGGTGAGCGCGGCTGCCGGGGCtctggctgggaggcagctcctctggccagcaccagccctctccACCAAGGGCTCCAAGTGCCTCTGGCTTGGCgtggcagagccagggtggCCATGTGAGCCCAGGGGTCTTCCCACTGGTGTGGGCTTGTCACCAGCTGCACTGTCCTCCCTTGCGGGCCCATGTCTGCTGCCCTGGTTGGAGCTGCTATTGCAGGTGCCACGGTGCCTGGGCTTGCttcccccttgcagcccaggTCTGGCAGTCGGGCGTCTTGGGGCTTGGGTGCAGGGTTGTCCCTGCTGGGCACGTTTGCACAGTTCTCGTGCCCATTTCCCGCAGGCACTCACCAGGAGTGTGGTGTGGGTGGGCCAGGCCAGGGCCAGGGGACCATCGTGTTCTTCCCaaggtgctggctctgctgttgtgacCCACCCCCCATGGTCTCTTGTCTCCCCTGCACAGACCGACTGTGCCGACTTCCAGACGGCAAAATCCATCAGTGCGGCACCcgccagtgctgggggctcGGACCTGAGCGTGGAAGTGACCTTTGAGCCCTGCCACCTGGGGGAAGCCAAGGCcacgctgcagctcagctctgcattggGCAGGCAGTACTGCATCCCACTCATCGGCCTTGCGCTGCCCCCTGAAGCCCAGGgccccttcctcatcccagccggcggcaccacctccatctccttcaggaacgTCTTCCGGAAGGCCACGGCGTTCCAATACGCAGTGAAGCACCCGGGCTTCACCGTCAGGGCCCCCGAGGTGCTGCGCGccaagagcagcaccaccatcacCGTCTCCTTCGCGGGCGGCCCGgctcctgtcaccagcaggctggtggtctcctgccctgggggctCCTGGATCTACCACCTCCGGGGCCTGCCCTCCCCCCGCAAGTGAGCAGCTGCCCCCGGCCCTTCCTGCCACGTTCGTGCTCTCTGgagcaaataaatgtcatttaacatCCTCCCACATgacgtccttgtctctaaatgggAGAGACGTGAATTTGCTGGATGGACACCCGGTGgacaaggaattggctggatgactgcacGCAGAGAGCTGCGGTCAGTGGCTctatgtccaactggagaccagtgaggaatggtgtctctcaggggtcggtgctggggcagaccctgttcaacatctttgtcagtgacacagacagtgggatcgagcaccctcagcaggtttgctgacgacaccgagctgtgtggtgcagtcagcgtgctggagggaagggatggcatccagagggacctggacatgctggagaggtgaCCAACCTCCTGAAGTTCATCAGAGCCgagtgcagctcctgcccctgggtcagggcaatcccaagcacagctacaggctgcagggagaagtgattcagagcagcccgaggagaagggcctgggggtcagaacatgagctggcttcagcatgggcttgagcccagaaaccccctgtgtcctgggctatatcaccaccagcatgaccaggaggtcaagggaggtgatcctgctcctccactctgctctcatgagacccgcacttggagcactgggtagagttctggtgtcctcaccagAAGGAcgtagagctgttggagcaaatccagaggagggccatgaggatgctaagggggatggagcagctgctgtacaaaggctgagaaagttggggctgttcagcctggaaaaggctgcatggagacctcatagcagccttccagtatctgaaggggcctacaaggatgctggggagggactcttgatCAGGGCcagtagcaataggacaaggggtgatgggcttaaagtgaaacagaggaagttcaggttagctagaaggaagaaattgttccctgtgtgggtggtgaggcactggcacaggttgcccaaagcagtggtgaatgctccatccctggcagtgttcaaggccagaatggatgaagccttgggagatatggtttagtgtgagatgtccct
Coding sequences within it:
- the LOC117436909 gene encoding hydrocephalus-inducing protein homolog; amino-acid sequence: MVKITNTGHFPASFRVDGYVLYNTGFSVCLECVKRLPSCESKTFEVCFDPQSANLPLGKVDVLLPIKVRGGPTFQVRLRAMVAEPSLCVSRDRLEFSAVQCGQCQEETIQLHNTFQVPCKWSISMTDPVEEVDKHLPGSEHQKLLEEMKSVPCGFEVLPSAGSLAPGQQCHVQVRFSPTEEKCYRGELQIQICQSSQRLQVPVLGRGLEPRLESIPAELDPNSLLLPPCAPGEKLTDEAQGRGIKMKVDIVDPPGKVVKLGNVFIGQTVKKMVTVANKSAAPLTFKLRVTSTVPELQEAGVLCLKPSKDLKLKGRGDTCKVEVTFSPKRRMQPFSGEVLLECRGLVRSLCVVRGSCQGSLVSLDQDQLSFGAVVQQSYTCRRIVMRNAGDTRVR
- the LOC117436910 gene encoding hydrocephalus-inducing protein-like yields the protein MDVPLVVTFRPSKLSQAVQYEGLRCFIQGSEALRLTLAGSCVEAPDPKEVRERQSQTILLSNPSSEAWTLQPIIEGKYWKGPEFIHLEARQKEKVYQVTYRPLTMSSENKKHQGSIFFPLPDGTGLRYHLEGTAEAPRCSGAISRQVPCRKCHTELIPVSNWLHRPQRFLVVIDMLKPENLESSSVLQGCSYMDVPSSAKKDYQLTFLSYKEGVFRAKVTFLNETTGEYLFHMVTFKVVASGPMGTVQMSTAVRQRVSSSVKVDNPLPVPVTFDINCKVPDVSVPQHFTVPAQSKADLVLEYQPLQTGESSGQLVLQSSDLGSLFYTLQLKATWSRPEKPVYFRTRLGSRQTITTKIRHFAQQKTEYLVQTDCADFQTAKSISAAPASAGGSDLSVEVTFEPCHLGEAKATLQLSSALGRQNVFRKATAFQYAVKHPGFTVRAPEVLRAKSSTTITVSFAGGPAPVTSRLVVSCPGGSWIYHLRGLPSPRK